The following coding sequences lie in one Trichoderma breve strain T069 chromosome 1, whole genome shotgun sequence genomic window:
- a CDS encoding 2'-5' RNA ligase superfamily domain-containing protein, with protein MEQLPVDATAERPFAESHDTALCLIPPPQSWGPINALRSLNDEKFTKWPPHVTLVYPFVTPEALSDVTEALCQHKIASQDEDISISLEEAGVFSHRRRSTVFIRPKPGQQVNRLSELRDQIHRFLGWPKGRDYRPHLTLAQSEDSQASWHQFLLEKARLLTPLTWHTHQLAIMIRDPLSPNSTAASRPMRLWGYIDLISQSVVRDPTTLAMIPTLPIDVSLPRPQATFHHDGVNMSWEPLSDSITNADVEPTQLNRLVIASYNVLAEFDWPPSSSRYPALVGNIFSERASADILVLQEVTDQFLSFLLSDSNIRSQYPYATHGPPDQHSVAPLPSHLNIVVLSKLPFQWEYLPSFKHKGFGILKFPTVRTGGPSDSPPMPLVLAACHLSRGLTDAALATKRDEVKRLTEYLNSSFPQHPWIVAGDFNLASSSHTIDQALQRGEISEKGLECLEEIEATVSKAGLQDAWLLSRVGPGESSSTIGNHESDLGLYEGEQGVTFDPISNTLAAASVGAGGNRPQRYDRILVTKSAQLYPHGFNMFGQAMDTSGSISQDPASDHWGIRCLLMLSPSNVGVEIPSSSKFQEINLRKAAPTWGSFEELKASLVSNGQFPSTSDAELRQEAVALLQRTLLDNDATDDAGKRSQVQLVLIPVGSFGLGVWTSLSDIDCLCVGNISSKTFFSLAVQKLKKASTNGIKILRRVMANTGTMLELEIRGIKFDLQYCAAAAIAQGYPDVLKRPASDPVFSLPVQSIAKLKPARDLFYLRRSIPDMTKYRVAHLFIKAWAQSRGLYSAKFGLLGGIHITSLLVPVCKALANEPEAASTADILTSFFYHYSKFDWESRVVFDPFYHRDLKYHRTFREPLCLLGWHGPSLNTASSASISTVNALAFELTRAAALLSQDDMTWSKFLDLELFGTPSSLIEKGAADFLDSYRTYIKISARYWGSSQQKGRKYLGWLESRFISILVDISRKTLGLVPRIWPARFIDEEPASGAGDENSELSACYLIGLKWVDSIADKSATSQAAAEGNVRVILQEFESRIQKSDKYYDAEHCWMSASIMRRSGLGPVKLAPEQLYEYDGADTDLDDDEDDLEEENEPDGEIYVSLREYRSLKTGTSKSASEVVKPAGAGKLRSAVDAMNRIRWDSGMDSSDYLVGYEDRFLGAQEKALDNWRTEQTDEEFIPQHRILYFKRKSDGVIVWDRRTRVDTIFGSG; from the exons ATGGAGCAATTACCAGTTGATGCGACCGCTGAGCGGCCCTTTGCAGAATCTCACGATACTGCGCTCTGTTTGATACCTCCACCTCAATCCTGGGGGCCTATCAATGCGCTGCGGTCACTCAATGATGAAAAGTTCACAAAATGGCCGCCGCATGTTACTCTTGTTTATCCTTTTGTCACTCCAGAAGCCCTTTCCGATGTGACCGAGGCGCTCTGCCAGCATAAGATTGCATCTCAGGACGAGgacatctccatcagctTAGAGGAAGCTGGAGTCTTTTCACACCGTCGACGAAGCACCGTCTTCATCCGGCCTAAACCCGGACAGCAAGTTAATCGTCTCTCAGAGCTGAGAGACCAAATACACCGCTTTCTCGGCTGGCCCAAAGGCAGAGATTACCGACCTCACTTGACGCTTGCTCAGAGCGAGGATTCTCAGGCATCATGGCACCAGTTTCTCTTGGAAAAGGCCCGGCTTTTGACACCGTTGACATGGCATACCCATCAACTCGCAATAATGATACGTGACCCTCTATCGCCGAACAGCACCGCAGCCTCGCGACCAATGAGGCTTTGGGGGTACATCGACCTGATATCTCAGTCTGTTGTTCGCGATCCCACAACTTTGGCTATGATTCCTACTCTGCCAATAGATGTTTCTCTGCCACGTCCTCAAGCCACATTTCATCATGATGGAGTGAACATGTCATGGGAACCTCTCTCAGATTCCATCACTAACGCAGATGTTGAGCCAACCCAGCTCAATCGTCTTGTCATTGCCTCTTACAATGTTTTAGCCGAGTTTGACTGGCCACCGAGCTCATCTCGTTATCCAGCACTTGTGGGCAATATTTTCTCGGAACGCGCCTCGGCTGATATCCTTGTTCTTCAGGAAGTTACTGATCAGTTCCTCAGCTTTCTGCTATCCGACTCCAACATTCGCTCGCAATATCCTTACGCCACTCATGGACCACCTGATCAGCATAGCGTTGCTCCTCTACCTAGCCATTTAAATATCGTTGTTCTAAGCAAGCTTCCATTCCAGTGGGAATATCTTCCGAGCTTTAAACACAAGGGATTTGGGATTCTCAAATTCCCGACAGTTCGAACCGGCGGGCCGTCAGACTCTCCCCCAATGCCCCTAGTATTGGCAGCTTGCCATCTCAGCAGGGGTCTAACCGACGCTGCCCTGGCGACCAAAAGAGACGAGGTTAAGAGGCTTACCGAGTACTTGAACTCTTCGTTCCCCCAACACCCATGGATAGTTGCAGGCGATTTCAACTTAGCCTCGTCTTCGCATACAATCGATCAAGCGCTGCAAAGGGGCGAAATTTCTGAAAAGGGCCTCGAGTGTCTTGAAGAAATTGAGGCTACCGTGTCCAAGGCTGGGCTGCAAGACGCATGGCTGCTTTCTAGAGTTGGTCCTGGAGAATCTTCAAGCACAATTGGAAACCATGAATCAGATCTCGGACTTTATGAGGGAGAACAGGGAGTAACCTTTGACCCAATCTCCAATACCCTTGCTGCGGCCTCGGTCGGCGCCGGTGGCAACCGCCCACAGAGGTATGATAGGATTTTGGTCACCAAATCTGCTCAATTATACCCTCATGGATTCAACATGTTCGGCCAAGCCATGGACACAAGCGGTAGCATCTCCCAGGACCCGGCTAGTGACCACTGGGGTATCCGCTGCCTTCTTATGCTGTCACCATCCAATGTGGGCGTTGAGATTCCCTCTAGTTCCAAGTTCCAGGAAATCAACCTACGCAAAGCCGCTCCCACATGGGGCAGCTTTGAGGAGTTAAAAGCCAGTCTGGTATCCAATGGCCAATTTCCTTCTACTTCGGATGCGGAGCTGAGACAAGAAGCAGTAGCTCTCTTGCAAAGGACTCTGTTAGATAACGATGCtactgatgatgctggaaAACGCTCACAAGTTCAGCTTGTTCTTATCCCTGTAGGATCGTTTGGCCTCGGCGTGTGGACCAGCTTGTCAGACATAGACTGTCTCTGCGTGGGTAACATAAGTTCCAAGAcatttttctctttagcAGTGCaaaagctgaagaaggcttCAACGAACGGTATCAAAATCCTGCGTCGTGTTATGGCCAACACCGGAACAATGCTTGAGCTGGAGATCCGTGGCATAAAATTTGATCTTCAGTATTGTGCTGCTGCGGCAATCGCTCAGGG ATATCCCGATGTTCTGAAACGACCTGCATCAGACCctgtcttctccttgccggTACAATCAATAGCAAAACTTAAACCCGCCCGGGATCTCTTCTACCTACGAAGGTCCATTCCTGATATGACCAAATATCGTGTGGCGCATCTTTTCATCAAGGCCTGGGCACAATCCAGAGGTTTGTACTCGGCAAAATTCGGATTGTTAGGGGGGATTCACATCACGTCTTTACTGGTGCCTGTCTGCAAGGCTTTGGCAAATGAACCCGAGGCAGCCTCCACCGCCGATATCTTGACCTCCTTTTTCTACCACTACTCGAAATTCGATTGGGAATCACGGGTGGTATTCGATCCTTTTTACCATCGTGATTTGAAATACCATCGCACGTTTAGGGAGCCACTTTGCCTGCTTGGTTGGCATGGTCCGTCTCTTAATACAGCGTCCagcgcctccatctccactGTCAATGCTTTGGCTTTTGAGTTAACTAGAGCTGCGGCCCTTCTTTCCCAAGATGATATGACATGGAGCAAGTTCCTCGACCTTGAGCTATTTGGGACGCCGTCGAGCTTGATAGAGAAAGGCGCTGCTGATTTTCTTGATTCATATCGAACGTACATCAAAATAAGTGCACGCTACTGGGGATCCTCCCAacagaaaggaagaaagtaCCTCGGCTGGCTAGAGTCGAGATTTATATCTATACTCGTTG ACATAAGCCGAAAGACTCTGGGCCTTGTACCACGTATCTGGCCCGCCAGATTCATAGACGAGGAGCCAGCCAGCGGCGCCGGTGACGAGAATTCGGAGCTTTCGGCCTGTTATTTGATAGGCCTTAAGTGGGTTGACAGTATTGCGGACAAGTCTGCAACGAGTCAGGCCGCCGCAGAAGGGAACGTCCGCGTCATTCTCCAGGAGTTCGAATCTCGTATCCAGAAGAGCGACAAATATTATGACGCAGAGCACTGTTGGATGAGTGCCTCCATCATGCGCCGATCTGGCCTCGGCCCTGTGAAGCTCGCACCCGAAcagctgtacgagtacgatgGTGCCGATACGGATCtggacgatgacgaagacgatctggaagaagaaaatgaaccAGATGGCGAAATTTACGTATCCTTAAGAGAGTATCGGTCACTGAAAACAGGCACCTCCAAGTCTGCATCCGAAGTTGTTAAGCCGGCTGGGGCAGGCAAGCTCCGCAGCGCAGTTGACGCCATGAATCGCATCCGCTGGGATTCAGGCATGGACTCTAGTGATTACCTAGTTGGATACGAAGATCGTTTCCTTGGAGCTCAGGAGAAGGCATTGGACAATTGGAGAACTGAACAGACGGACGAGGAATTTATTCCACAACATCGAATCCTGTACTTCAAGCGTAAGAGCGATGGAGTAATTGTGTGGGATAGGAGGACACGAGTGGACACAATATTTGGTAGTGGATAA